CGGTGCCGGCGCGGTGTGCGCGCAGTGCCGCTCCGCTCAGGGACAGCACTTCGGTGCCGGCCACCCGGACGGTGCCCTCGGCGCGGGCGCCCTCGGGCAGCAGCCGCAGCGCGGCCTTGGCGGTGGTGGACTTGCCCGATCCGGACTCGCCGACCAGGCCGACGATTTCGCCGGGGCCGACGCGCAGCGAGACCTCGGCGAGGACGGGGCGGGCGGTGCCGGGCAGTTGGAGGGTCAGCCGGTCGATGTCCAGTAGTGGAGCGGCGTCCGGCGGGGGAGCGGAGGGGAGGGGGGCAGTGTGCGTGGTCGGGTTCGGCATGGCGGCTATCCCTTGGCGGAGAGTCGGTCGGCGGCCCGGACACCGGCGACGTTGAAGGCCACCACGACGGCGGCCACGGCACAGCCCGGCACCATGGCCGGCAGCAGCGCCCCCTGGACGATCGCGGCCTGGCCCTCCTGCACCATCAGCCCCCAGTCGGAGCTGGGCGGCTGGGTGCCGAAGCCCAGATAGCTGAGGGTGGCCAGGCTCATCAGGGCCTCGCCGAAGAGGACGACGAGATAACCGGCGAGTGACCGGCCGAGGTTGGGGACGAGGTGGCGGACGCAGAGCCGGGCGCCGCCCATGCCCTGGACGAGGTAGGCATCGACATAGGGCTTGGCGCGTTCGGCGAGGGCGATGCTGCGGGTGTATTTGGCGATGGTGGGGGCGAAGGCCAGCCCCAGGGCGATCACCGAGGTGGTGATACCGGAACCGAACACCGCGATGATCAGCACGACGAACAGCAGGCCCGGGAAGGCGTACATGACGTCGGTGATGCGGCTGACCAGGGTGTCGACCCAGCCACCGCGCCAGGCGGCGACGGTGCCCAGGGTGACGCCGAGCAGGGCGGCCAGCGCGAGCAGCAGCAGCGGCGCGATCAGACTGGTCCTGGCCCCGTACAGGACCCGGCTGAGCAGGTCCTGGCCGGAGGCGTCGGTGCCCAGCAGATGTTCCCGGCCGGTGCCTTCGAGCGAGGACGACAGATCGATGGCGTCCGGTGCGTACGGGGCGAGCAGCGGCGCGCAGAGCGCGGCGAGCACCACCAGTGCGAGGAAACCGGCGGCCGCCGTCGGAGCGACCGGACGCCTGGTACGCGGGCGGCGGTCTGCGGTCATCGCCGGTGCGGGGCCCATCGCCGGATGGAGGGAGGTCATATGGCGCTCCTTGCGGCCTTGACCCGCGGGTCGAGCAGCGGGTGCACGAGGTCGACGAGGGTGGTGGCGAGGATGTAGCCGGTGACCATCAGCAGCAGGACGGCCTGGGCGACCGGGAAATCATGGGTGTTGATGGCCCCGACGAGCAGCGAGCCGATGCCGCTGATCCCGAAGGCGGTTTCGATGACGACGGTGCCGGCCAGCATTCCGGCGGTGACCAGACCGCACATGGTGACGATCGGTCCGAGGGCGTTGCGCAGCACATGCCGCAGGACGATCTCGCGCTCGGGGACGCCACAGGCCCGGGCGACCTCCACATGGTCGGCGGCCGCGGCGTCCAGCATGGCC
This genomic stretch from Streptomyces nigrescens harbors:
- a CDS encoding ABC transporter permease translates to MTSLHPAMGPAPAMTADRRPRTRRPVAPTAAAGFLALVVLAALCAPLLAPYAPDAIDLSSSLEGTGREHLLGTDASGQDLLSRVLYGARTSLIAPLLLLALAALLGVTLGTVAAWRGGWVDTLVSRITDVMYAFPGLLFVVLIIAVFGSGITTSVIALGLAFAPTIAKYTRSIALAERAKPYVDAYLVQGMGGARLCVRHLVPNLGRSLAGYLVVLFGEALMSLATLSYLGFGTQPPSSDWGLMVQEGQAAIVQGALLPAMVPGCAVAAVVVAFNVAGVRAADRLSAKG